Proteins encoded in a region of the Osmerus mordax isolate fOsmMor3 chromosome 17, fOsmMor3.pri, whole genome shotgun sequence genome:
- the LOC136960454 gene encoding protein TonB-like, with protein sequence MFPYSKWWYVYPVVEAAEEAPAPEVEEPPVEVEEPPAAVEEPTPEVEEPPPEVEEPAVEEPPPVVEELPPAVEEPTPAEEGNCWFGISKLLAEHCHLTACHCGSMVYMSAQCHFSLPLCVIKVFGRTFTLSKDMGSW encoded by the exons ATGTTTCCTTATTCTAAATGGTGGTATGTCTACCCAGTGGTGGAGGCAGCAGAGGAAG CACCCGCACCTGAAGTAGAAG AGCCACCTGTTGAAGTAGAAG AACCTCCTGCTGCTGTAGAAG AGCCCACACCTGAGGTAGAAG AACCGCCCCCAGAAGTAGAAG AACCTGCTGTAGAAG AGCCACCACCTGTTGTCGAAG AGCTGCCCCCAGCTGTAGAAG AGCCTACCCCTGCAGAGGAAGGTAACTGTTGGTTTGGCATATCTAAGCTACTTGCAGAGCACTGTCATTTAACAGCATGTCACTGTGGTTCTATGGTATACATGAGTGCACAGTGTCATTTTAGTTTACCCCTATGTGTCATTAAAGTTTTTGGACGTACCTTTACACTGTCCAAAGATATGGGTTCATGGTGA
- the LOC136960059 gene encoding troponin T, cardiac muscle-like isoform X1 has product MFVPNIAAPKIPEGGDKVDFDDIHRKRQEKDTAELTSLIEAHFIQRKKDEGELIALVNRIEKRRTERAEQQRIRTEQEKERQARLAEEKERKEMEEQRKKHDDDAKKKKALTTKTHQFGGVQQRQEGKKGAKKQTEREKKKKILADRRKPLSVDHLSEDKLKEKANELWQWMMELEAEKFDLSEKLKKQKYDMNVYQTRINEQQKFAKGRGKGKAGRLR; this is encoded by the exons ATGTTTGTGCCAAACATTGCTGCCCCCAAGATACCCGAGGGGGGGGACAAAGTCGACTTCGAC gacatCCACAGGAAGCGTCAGGAGAAGGACACGGCGGAGCTGACGTCTCTGATCGAGGCTCACTTCATCCAGAGGAAGAAGGATGAGGGGGAGCTCATCGCCCTGGTTAACAGGATC gagAAGCGACGCACGGAGAGAGCGGAGCAGCAGAGGATTCGTAccgagcaggagaaggagaggcaggctCGTCTGGCG gaggagaaggagaggaaggagatggaggagcagcGCAAGAAGCATGATGATGAcgccaagaagaagaaggctcTCACCACCAAGACTCACCAATTTGGAGGAGTCCAGCAGAGG CAAGAAGGTAAGAAGGGAGccaagaaacagacagagagagagaagaagaagaagattctGGCTGACAGGAGGAAGCCACTCAGCGTGGACCACCTCAGCGAGGACAAACTCAA GGAGAAGGCCAATGAGTTGTGGCAGTGGATGATGGAGCTGGAGGCCGAGAAGTTCGACCTCAGCGAGAAGCTGAAGAAACAGAAATATGAC ATGAACGTGTACCAGACTCGCATCAACGAGCAGCAGAAGTT TGCCAAAGGCAGAGGCAAAGGCAAGGCGGGCCGGCTGAGGTaa
- the LOC136960059 gene encoding troponin T, cardiac muscle isoforms-like isoform X2, with protein sequence MFVPNIAAPKIPEGGDKVDFDDIHRKRQEKDTAELTSLIEAHFIQRKKDEGELIALVNRIEKRRTERAEQQRIRTEQEKERQARLAEEKERKEMEEQRKKHDDDAKKKKALTTKTHQFGGVQQRQEGKKGAKKQTEREKKKKILADRRKPLSVDHLSEDKLKEKANELWQWMMELEAEKFDLSEKLKKQKYDINQLLARVQDHQSAKGRGKGKAGRLR encoded by the exons ATGTTTGTGCCAAACATTGCTGCCCCCAAGATACCCGAGGGGGGGGACAAAGTCGACTTCGAC gacatCCACAGGAAGCGTCAGGAGAAGGACACGGCGGAGCTGACGTCTCTGATCGAGGCTCACTTCATCCAGAGGAAGAAGGATGAGGGGGAGCTCATCGCCCTGGTTAACAGGATC gagAAGCGACGCACGGAGAGAGCGGAGCAGCAGAGGATTCGTAccgagcaggagaaggagaggcaggctCGTCTGGCG gaggagaaggagaggaaggagatggaggagcagcGCAAGAAGCATGATGATGAcgccaagaagaagaaggctcTCACCACCAAGACTCACCAATTTGGAGGAGTCCAGCAGAGG CAAGAAGGTAAGAAGGGAGccaagaaacagacagagagagagaagaagaagaagattctGGCTGACAGGAGGAAGCCACTCAGCGTGGACCACCTCAGCGAGGACAAACTCAA GGAGAAGGCCAATGAGTTGTGGCAGTGGATGATGGAGCTGGAGGCCGAGAAGTTCGACCTCAGCGAGAAGCTGAAGAAACAGAAATATGAC ATTAATCAGCTCCTGGCCAGAGTTCAGGACCACCAGAG TGCCAAAGGCAGAGGCAAAGGCAAGGCGGGCCGGCTGAGGTaa